In one window of Streptomyces griseus subsp. griseus DNA:
- a CDS encoding DUF6207 family protein encodes MKEIDELHLGESGLVVFDIVAADEETAHQVMAELGRRWATSGGDGPGA; translated from the coding sequence GTGAAGGAGATCGACGAGTTGCATCTCGGCGAGTCGGGGCTGGTGGTGTTCGACATCGTTGCGGCTGACGAGGAGACCGCTCACCAGGTGATGGCGGAGCTTGGCCGGCGCTGGGCAACGTCCGGGGGTGACGGCCCTGGGGCGTGA
- a CDS encoding siderophore-interacting protein, whose protein sequence is MPAVLNPVLDLLTVRGTVTEAEQLTARIRRLRIESGQLAGLDVQPGQQVRVLVGGLTLRTYSIWHYDPSGGVELCVLDHAAGGPGARWGHTVAPGEQVRLRRPEGTFTLRPDAAHHFFVGDETASVAFGAMLAALPGDAAVSGCIETATATDRLPLPGGDRLDWILRGETSLPDAVRRLAPAPGGIAYVAGEARDVQAVRQVLREAGWDRRAVLTKPFWTPGKKGME, encoded by the coding sequence ATGCCCGCCGTCCTGAACCCCGTCCTCGATCTTCTGACCGTACGCGGCACCGTCACCGAGGCCGAGCAGCTCACCGCCCGGATACGTCGGCTGCGCATCGAGAGCGGACAACTGGCCGGCCTGGATGTCCAGCCGGGCCAGCAGGTGCGCGTCCTGGTCGGCGGACTGACCCTCCGTACGTACTCGATCTGGCACTACGACCCGTCCGGCGGCGTCGAGTTGTGCGTCCTGGACCACGCCGCGGGTGGACCGGGCGCCCGATGGGGCCACACCGTCGCACCGGGCGAACAGGTGCGGCTGCGGCGCCCCGAGGGGACCTTCACGCTGCGCCCCGACGCTGCCCACCACTTCTTCGTCGGCGACGAGACGGCCTCGGTCGCGTTCGGTGCGATGCTCGCGGCACTGCCCGGGGACGCCGCGGTCTCCGGGTGCATCGAGACAGCAACAGCCACGGACCGGCTGCCCCTGCCGGGCGGCGACCGACTGGACTGGATACTCCGGGGCGAGACCTCCCTGCCGGACGCGGTACGACGACTCGCCCCCGCACCCGGCGGGATCGCCTATGTCGCCGGAGAGGCACGAGACGTGCAAGCAGTGCGGCAGGTGCTCAGGGAAGCGGGCTGGGACCGGCGCGCGGTCCTGACCAAGCCGTTCTGGACACCGGGCAAGAAGGGCATGGAATGA
- a CDS encoding darcynin family protein: MSDFEPAVTAFILLKTKRAWLELSVPERVAAFQESVLPAVKDKAQDVRWRYFDTEFYTARVTDVWVWEARDHQSFQLVVEALRETPFWDHYFEVVEILVGVENAYAKNYDPGILATVNA, from the coding sequence ATGTCCGACTTCGAGCCCGCCGTAACGGCGTTCATCCTCCTCAAGACCAAGCGAGCCTGGCTGGAGCTGTCCGTACCGGAGCGCGTCGCCGCCTTCCAGGAAAGCGTTCTGCCCGCCGTCAAGGACAAGGCCCAGGACGTACGTTGGCGCTACTTCGACACCGAGTTCTACACGGCCCGCGTCACCGACGTCTGGGTCTGGGAGGCACGCGACCACCAGTCCTTCCAGTTGGTCGTCGAGGCGTTGCGCGAGACGCCGTTCTGGGACCACTACTTCGAGGTCGTCGAAATTCTCGTAGGCGTCGAGAACGCGTATGCCAAGAACTACGACCCCGGGATTCTGGCGACCGTCAACGCCTGA
- a CDS encoding TetR/AcrR family transcriptional regulator — translation MIETKRRGGRPRSEQAREAVLHAVDDLLLEVGYAAMTMKGIAVRAGVGRQTVYRWWSTKAEILFEACVDDAEEELAVAPARTRLAEVTSYLDALMSFLAYSPAGAGYRALLAAAQHDPAVKRLIATKDVLRDSARAVLHRVDPHRPTDDHAIDLLIGPTFFWIMSGRDPAQLDIHELARSFFHGFGSEES, via the coding sequence ATGATCGAGACGAAACGCCGCGGTGGCCGACCCCGCAGCGAGCAGGCGCGCGAGGCCGTCCTGCATGCCGTCGACGATCTGCTGCTCGAGGTCGGCTACGCGGCGATGACCATGAAGGGCATCGCTGTACGGGCGGGCGTCGGGCGACAGACGGTCTACCGCTGGTGGTCGACGAAGGCGGAGATCCTCTTCGAGGCGTGTGTGGACGACGCCGAGGAGGAACTCGCCGTCGCGCCGGCGCGTACCCGGCTCGCCGAGGTCACGTCCTACCTCGACGCGCTGATGTCCTTCCTCGCCTACTCACCGGCTGGAGCCGGCTACCGCGCCCTGCTCGCGGCCGCGCAGCATGATCCGGCGGTGAAACGGTTGATCGCGACCAAGGACGTTCTCAGGGACAGCGCGAGGGCTGTCCTGCATCGCGTCGACCCGCACCGGCCGACCGACGATCATGCGATCGACCTGCTGATCGGGCCCACCTTCTTCTGGATCATGAGCGGGCGCGACCCGGCGCAACTCGACATCCACGAGCTGGCACGAAGCTTCTTCCACGGTTTCGGGTCTGAGGAGTCCTGA
- a CDS encoding MFS transporter yields the protein MSINQPRRTTAAPAGTGGAPDARQLRAILITVSIALMAVIASVSGLNVAQTHMAVEFGASQTTVLWIINIYTLTLAALLLPLGAMGDRLGRKPMLITGLVIFGAASVVAGLAPSAGVIIAARVAAGISAAMIMPITLAVITSTFPEEKRGKAIGVWTGVAGGGGILGMFLSALLVDVADWRWLFVLPVALVVVALAMTVKSVPNSRERSAHSFDTIGALVSTIAVIGLIFVLQEGPERGWTAPVTLVSLAVGVVAALAFVAWELHRRDASLLDVRLFRERGLASGSITLLVVFGVQAGIAVVLFPFFQAVLGWSGLLSTVAMMPMAVMMMMASGLAPKMAAKVGARSTMTVGVALATLGLALMALFVSVDGGYLSILAGMLAMGIGMGLSMTPSTEAITSSLPRAKQGVASALNDVTREFGTALGVAMLGALLAGGYRRAIDARLDGIPTDAADTAREGIANAIEVAPRTGSHAHDLIHAAQQSFVDGWQQAMWIGAAVMGLLLVHVAVRGPKNTAPVHTEEETSPGAGAAERVAAR from the coding sequence ATGAGTATCAACCAGCCTCGTCGGACGACGGCCGCGCCGGCCGGCACCGGGGGTGCGCCGGATGCGCGTCAGCTGCGCGCGATCCTGATCACCGTCTCGATCGCGCTGATGGCCGTCATCGCCTCCGTCTCCGGGCTGAACGTCGCCCAGACCCACATGGCGGTCGAGTTCGGCGCCTCGCAGACCACCGTCCTGTGGATCATCAACATCTACACCCTCACCCTGGCCGCTCTGCTGCTGCCGCTCGGAGCGATGGGTGACCGGCTCGGCCGCAAGCCCATGCTCATCACCGGTCTGGTGATCTTTGGCGCGGCCAGTGTGGTCGCGGGGCTCGCCCCGTCGGCCGGGGTGATCATCGCCGCCCGTGTGGCCGCCGGCATCAGCGCCGCGATGATCATGCCGATCACGCTGGCCGTGATCACTTCCACCTTCCCCGAGGAGAAGCGGGGCAAGGCGATCGGCGTGTGGACCGGTGTCGCCGGAGGCGGCGGCATCCTGGGCATGTTCCTGTCCGCCCTGCTGGTCGACGTCGCCGACTGGCGCTGGCTGTTCGTGCTGCCCGTGGCCCTGGTCGTCGTCGCGCTGGCGATGACGGTGAAGTCGGTGCCCAACTCCCGCGAACGCTCCGCCCACTCCTTCGACACCATCGGCGCGCTGGTCTCCACCATCGCCGTGATCGGTCTCATCTTCGTCCTTCAGGAAGGCCCCGAGCGCGGCTGGACCGCCCCCGTCACCCTGGTCAGCCTGGCCGTCGGGGTGGTCGCGGCCCTCGCCTTCGTGGCCTGGGAACTGCACCGCCGCGACGCCTCACTGCTTGACGTACGCCTCTTCCGTGAGCGGGGCCTGGCCTCCGGCTCGATCACCTTGCTCGTCGTGTTCGGCGTCCAGGCCGGTATCGCCGTGGTCCTCTTCCCGTTCTTCCAGGCTGTGCTCGGCTGGTCGGGACTGCTGTCGACAGTGGCGATGATGCCGATGGCCGTCATGATGATGATGGCCTCCGGCCTGGCCCCGAAGATGGCCGCCAAGGTCGGTGCCCGCTCCACCATGACCGTCGGCGTCGCCCTGGCCACCCTCGGCCTGGCGCTCATGGCGCTGTTCGTCTCCGTCGACGGCGGCTACCTGTCCATCCTGGCCGGCATGCTCGCCATGGGCATCGGCATGGGTCTGTCGATGACACCCTCCACCGAGGCCATCACCAGCTCACTGCCCCGCGCCAAGCAAGGCGTTGCCTCCGCGCTGAACGACGTCACCCGCGAATTCGGCACCGCTCTCGGTGTCGCGATGCTCGGCGCGCTCCTGGCCGGCGGCTACCGCAGGGCCATCGACGCCAGACTCGACGGCATCCCCACGGACGCCGCCGACACCGCGCGGGAAGGCATCGCCAACGCCATCGAGGTCGCGCCCCGAACCGGCAGCCATGCCCATGACCTCATCCACGCCGCACAGCAGTCCTTCGTCGACGGCTGGCAGCAAGCCATGTGGATCGGCGCCGCCGTGATGGGCCTCCTGCTCGTCCACGTCGCGGTGCGCGGCCCGAAGAACACCGCCCCCGTACACACCGAGGAGGAGACGTCCCCGGGTGCCGGGGCTGCGGAAAGGGTCGCCGCCCGCTGA
- a CDS encoding NAD(P)/FAD-dependent oxidoreductase produces MSAPTSPYESDPLPTEAVDVVVIGGGSAGLNGALMLARSLRSVVVIDSGTPRNAPATAMHGFIVLDGTPPPEILRRGREQVRRYGGRIVFGDVAAAEPVAPLADGDLRFTVTLADGRTLTARRVLVATGLRDVLPEVPGLAEHWGHSVVHCPYCHGYEVRDEPIGILATGPASIHHAWLFRQLTDDLVYFTRGTGLDSETRARFAARDIRVIETDVKEVVNGDDDTLAGVRLTDDTVVGRRVLAVATRMEARTEGLDGLLLPMEELPDDMGRRFASAMAGATGIPGVWVAGNATDLTAQVGAAAAAGALAGAHINAVLAAADTDAALAGSTG; encoded by the coding sequence ATGTCCGCACCGACTTCCCCCTACGAGAGCGACCCACTGCCCACCGAGGCCGTGGACGTCGTGGTGATCGGCGGCGGTAGCGCGGGCCTGAACGGCGCGCTGATGCTGGCCCGCTCACTCCGCTCGGTCGTCGTCATCGACAGCGGCACCCCGCGCAACGCCCCCGCAACCGCCATGCACGGCTTCATCGTCCTCGACGGCACCCCGCCACCCGAGATCCTCCGGCGCGGACGCGAGCAGGTACGCCGGTACGGCGGCCGGATCGTCTTCGGGGATGTGGCCGCGGCCGAACCCGTCGCTCCTTTGGCAGACGGTGACCTGCGGTTCACCGTCACCCTGGCCGACGGCCGGACGCTGACGGCGCGTCGTGTGCTGGTGGCCACCGGACTGCGCGACGTGCTGCCCGAGGTGCCCGGCCTGGCCGAGCACTGGGGCCACAGCGTGGTGCACTGCCCGTACTGCCACGGCTACGAGGTGCGCGACGAGCCGATCGGCATTCTCGCCACCGGCCCGGCCTCCATCCACCACGCCTGGCTGTTCCGCCAACTCACTGATGACCTCGTCTACTTCACCCGCGGCACCGGCCTGGACTCCGAGACCCGCGCCCGCTTCGCCGCCCGCGACATCCGCGTCATCGAGACCGACGTCAAGGAAGTCGTCAACGGCGACGACGACACCCTCGCCGGCGTCCGCCTGACCGACGACACCGTCGTGGGGCGGCGGGTCCTGGCAGTCGCCACGCGGATGGAAGCCCGTACCGAGGGCCTGGACGGGCTGCTGCTGCCGATGGAGGAGCTGCCCGACGACATGGGCCGCCGTTTCGCCTCCGCCATGGCCGGCGCCACCGGGATCCCGGGCGTATGGGTGGCCGGCAACGCCACCGACCTCACCGCCCAGGTCGGCGCCGCCGCCGCGGCCGGAGCCCTGGCCGGCGCCCACATCAACGCCGTGCTGGCCGCCGCGGACACCGACGCCGCGCTCGCCGGCTCCACCGGCTGA
- a CDS encoding cytochrome P450 family protein, which produces MNTSPQNPTADSPHRLDPAGGCPHAANARLLAQGAVTPVVLPGEVQGMAVLGHDALKEFLAHPDVAKNARHFTALQAGEIADGWPLKTFATVQGMTTADGDDHRRLRSLMGKAFTARRVEELRPSVVELTSRLLNGLEAAATEDGVVDLRAHFALPLPMGVICELLGVDEAHQDRLHDLSNKIVATDIGPAEAMAANREMVEVLSAVAAARTADPGDDLTSAMIAAREESGDRFSPQELIGTLMLTIIAGHETTLNLITNAVRALCTHRDQLDLVLSGGASWADVVEETLRWDSPVSYFPFRYPTRDLTLDGTVIPQGTPVLAGYSAAGRDPQAHGPDATRFDITRATTSRHLSLGHGAHYCMGAPLARLESTTALEQLFTRFPALDLAVPERELPRHASFVGNSVRRLPVRLKG; this is translated from the coding sequence TTGAACACGTCACCGCAGAACCCCACGGCCGACAGCCCGCACCGCCTGGACCCGGCGGGGGGCTGCCCGCACGCGGCCAACGCCCGGCTGCTGGCTCAAGGGGCGGTGACCCCGGTGGTTCTCCCCGGCGAGGTGCAGGGGATGGCCGTGCTGGGCCACGACGCGCTGAAGGAGTTCCTCGCACACCCCGATGTCGCCAAGAACGCGCGGCACTTCACGGCGCTCCAGGCCGGGGAGATCGCCGACGGCTGGCCGCTGAAGACCTTCGCCACGGTGCAGGGGATGACGACCGCGGACGGCGACGACCACCGGCGGCTGCGTTCGCTGATGGGCAAGGCGTTCACGGCCCGCCGGGTCGAGGAACTCCGCCCCTCCGTGGTGGAGCTGACCTCCCGTCTGCTGAACGGCCTGGAGGCGGCCGCCACCGAGGACGGCGTCGTCGATCTGCGCGCCCACTTCGCGCTGCCGCTGCCGATGGGCGTGATCTGCGAACTGCTGGGCGTGGACGAGGCCCACCAGGACCGGCTGCACGACCTCTCCAACAAGATCGTGGCCACGGACATCGGTCCGGCCGAGGCGATGGCGGCCAACCGGGAGATGGTGGAGGTGCTGAGCGCGGTCGCGGCCGCCCGTACGGCCGACCCGGGCGACGACCTCACCAGCGCGATGATCGCGGCCCGTGAGGAGAGCGGCGACCGGTTCAGCCCGCAGGAGCTGATCGGCACGCTGATGCTGACCATCATCGCGGGCCACGAGACGACGCTGAACCTGATCACGAACGCCGTACGGGCCCTGTGCACCCACCGGGACCAGCTCGACCTGGTCCTCTCCGGCGGGGCGAGCTGGGCGGACGTGGTGGAGGAGACCCTGCGCTGGGACAGCCCGGTCAGCTACTTCCCCTTCCGCTACCCCACCCGCGACCTGACCCTGGACGGCACCGTGATCCCCCAGGGCACCCCGGTCCTCGCGGGCTACTCGGCAGCCGGCCGCGACCCCCAGGCCCACGGCCCGGACGCGACCCGCTTCGACATCACCCGCGCCACCACGTCCCGCCACCTCTCCCTGGGCCACGGCGCGCACTACTGCATGGGCGCTCCCCTGGCCCGTCTGGAGAGCACCACAGCCCTGGAACAGCTCTTCACCCGCTTCCCCGCCTTGGACCTCGCGGTCCCGGAGCGGGAACTGCCGCGCCACGCCTCGTTCGTGGGGAACAGCGTGCGGAGGTTGCCGGTGCGGCTGAAGGGGTGA
- a CDS encoding cytochrome P450, with translation MSTPHPPAGPAVSCPVTGAPAKAAALYGPGLDGNTMPALYEELRGTHGPVAPVALAPGIDAWLVLGHRELLRLTREEQDFSHDPRRWSLLREGRVPADSPILPMVGWRPALLFADGQQHRRMRGAVSDALAGINGHELRRSVRTTAEALIAGFADHGEADLVASYARMLPLRVIAGLLGVDDRTGRELVEAVGGLASGTSGAADASRRMGAILLSLIEEKRRVRGDDIVSALLHHPARLTDEEVLHNLVVMFVAGNQTTVNWIATSLRILLCDPALRSSLSGGHLSVDDALDLVLWRFPPTQNFPARYATRDMRFGGQDIRAGDMLILGLAAANADPAILPPDGAPVVGNRSHLAFGAGPHTCPAQDPARLITRTAVDTIRHRLPDLDLAVPEDELKWVNSPWSKGLGTLPVRFTSPQLPQGPVPSYAAEAPTTPWPHRNGARPQAGPR, from the coding sequence ATGAGCACGCCGCACCCCCCGGCCGGCCCGGCTGTCAGCTGCCCCGTGACCGGCGCCCCCGCCAAGGCGGCCGCACTGTACGGGCCCGGCCTCGACGGCAATACGATGCCCGCGCTGTACGAGGAACTGCGCGGCACGCACGGCCCGGTGGCACCGGTCGCCCTCGCCCCCGGCATCGACGCCTGGCTGGTCCTGGGCCACCGCGAACTGCTCCGGCTCACCCGCGAGGAGCAGGACTTCTCCCACGACCCGCGCCGGTGGAGCCTGCTGCGCGAAGGCCGGGTGCCGGCCGACTCGCCGATCCTGCCGATGGTCGGCTGGCGCCCCGCGCTGCTCTTCGCGGACGGACAGCAGCACCGCAGGATGCGCGGCGCCGTCTCCGACGCGCTGGCCGGGATCAACGGGCACGAGCTGCGCCGCAGCGTACGCACCACCGCCGAGGCCCTGATCGCCGGATTCGCTGACCACGGCGAGGCCGATCTCGTCGCCTCGTACGCACGCATGCTGCCGCTGCGGGTGATCGCCGGGCTGCTCGGGGTGGACGACCGGACCGGCCGGGAGCTGGTGGAGGCGGTGGGCGGCCTGGCGTCCGGCACCAGCGGGGCGGCGGACGCCAGTCGCCGGATGGGGGCGATCCTCCTGTCACTGATCGAGGAGAAGCGGCGGGTGAGGGGCGACGACATCGTCTCGGCGCTGCTGCACCACCCGGCGCGGCTCACCGACGAGGAGGTGCTGCACAACCTCGTGGTGATGTTCGTCGCGGGCAACCAGACCACGGTGAACTGGATCGCCACCTCGCTGCGCATCCTGCTCTGCGACCCCGCGCTGCGCTCCTCGCTGAGCGGCGGCCACCTCAGCGTCGACGACGCCCTCGACCTGGTCCTGTGGCGCTTCCCGCCCACCCAGAACTTCCCGGCCCGCTACGCCACGCGCGACATGAGGTTCGGCGGCCAGGACATCCGGGCGGGCGACATGCTGATCCTCGGCCTGGCGGCGGCCAACGCGGATCCGGCGATCCTGCCGCCCGACGGCGCCCCCGTGGTCGGCAACCGCTCCCATCTGGCATTCGGCGCGGGCCCGCACACCTGCCCCGCCCAGGACCCGGCCAGACTGATCACCCGGACCGCCGTCGACACGATCCGGCACCGCCTGCCCGACCTGGATCTGGCGGTCCCGGAAGACGAGTTGAAGTGGGTCAACTCGCCGTGGAGCAAGGGCCTGGGCACACTGCCCGTGCGCTTCACCTCGCCGCAGTTGCCGCAGGGCCCGGTGCCCTCCTACGCAGCCGAGGCCCCCACCACCCCATGGCCGCACCGCAACGGGGCGCGGCCACAAGCCGGTCCCCGCTGA
- a CDS encoding GTP-binding protein, with protein sequence MSGAAKILVVGPLGVGKTTLIGTVSEIEPLSTEASMTQAGVRVDADVDSGKRTTTVALDFGRLTIDGDLVLYLFGTPGQQRFLPAWQDLAKGALGALALVDTRDLAASFDALGNLEDLDLPFAVAVNVFPSGPRYDADDIRTALDLLPGTPLVICDARDRASSIRALIALVRHLIHVATESS encoded by the coding sequence GTGTCGGGCGCGGCGAAGATCCTGGTCGTCGGCCCACTGGGGGTGGGCAAGACGACGCTGATCGGCACGGTGTCGGAGATCGAACCGCTCTCCACCGAGGCATCGATGACCCAGGCGGGCGTCCGGGTCGACGCGGACGTGGACAGCGGCAAGAGGACCACCACGGTCGCCCTCGACTTCGGCCGGCTGACCATCGACGGCGACCTGGTGCTGTACCTGTTCGGCACGCCCGGCCAGCAGCGGTTCCTGCCGGCCTGGCAGGACCTGGCCAAGGGGGCACTGGGCGCGCTCGCACTGGTGGACACCCGGGACCTGGCGGCCTCCTTCGACGCACTGGGCAATCTGGAGGACCTGGACCTCCCCTTCGCGGTCGCCGTCAACGTCTTCCCGTCCGGCCCCCGGTACGACGCCGACGACATCCGTACGGCCCTCGACCTGCTGCCCGGCACCCCGCTGGTGATCTGTGACGCCCGGGACCGGGCCTCATCGATCCGGGCGCTGATCGCCCTGGTCCGTCACCTCATCCACGTCGCCACGGAGTCCTCATGA
- a CDS encoding DUF742 domain-containing protein yields MAERPEVPRASAIRPYVITRGRTESEGEPLSWESLVMTAEVAFPATLQPEHFAILKHCEGLISVAEVAAHLGQPPSVAQVLLSDLLRWGLIVTRPPIPPAERADVTMLRKVLHGLESCL; encoded by the coding sequence ATGGCGGAGCGGCCCGAGGTGCCGAGGGCATCGGCGATCCGACCGTACGTCATCACACGCGGCCGCACGGAGTCCGAGGGCGAACCGCTGTCCTGGGAGTCCCTGGTGATGACGGCGGAGGTGGCGTTCCCCGCCACCCTCCAGCCGGAGCACTTCGCCATCCTGAAGCACTGCGAGGGGCTCATCTCGGTCGCGGAGGTGGCCGCCCACCTCGGCCAGCCGCCGTCGGTCGCGCAAGTGCTGCTCTCCGACCTCCTCCGATGGGGGCTGATCGTGACCCGGCCGCCCATCCCGCCGGCCGAACGCGCCGATGTGACCATGCTCAGAAAGGTCCTCCATGGTCTCGAAAGCTGCCTCTGA
- a CDS encoding roadblock/LC7 domain-containing protein, with amino-acid sequence MTGTITRLPDLGWMLRPLTEIPGVRHAVVVSEDGLRLGHASAENLSGPVAALSVADAESLSAACAAMTMTGRSTSALLFGRGATTRQLMLETDQGFVLFTHAGVGAHLGVATDLDADVGLVAQQMQMLVAKIGAHLTSLPRDEAAAT; translated from the coding sequence GTGACCGGAACCATCACCCGACTCCCCGATCTGGGATGGATGCTCCGCCCCCTCACCGAGATTCCCGGCGTCCGGCACGCCGTGGTGGTGTCGGAGGACGGGCTGCGTCTCGGGCACGCCTCCGCCGAGAACCTCTCGGGTCCGGTGGCCGCCCTGAGCGTCGCCGACGCGGAGTCGCTCTCGGCGGCCTGCGCGGCGATGACCATGACGGGCCGGTCCACCAGCGCGCTGCTGTTCGGACGGGGTGCCACAACACGCCAGTTGATGCTGGAGACCGACCAGGGGTTCGTGCTGTTCACCCACGCCGGGGTGGGCGCGCACCTGGGGGTCGCCACCGATCTGGACGCCGACGTGGGCCTGGTGGCCCAGCAGATGCAGATGCTGGTGGCGAAGATCGGCGCCCACCTGACCAGTCTGCCCCGGGACGAGGCCGCCGCGACGTGA
- a CDS encoding ATP-binding protein gives MKQPGRAPGPSAAVAGWVITLLAAAGAGWAAVIADAGWHQVLAGAGAAAVVLLIAWVLFLFRRLSAERAHRAQEAEVAAARGAEVVHLAAVRVPAIAERLHTGQRLDGVPGPMAPPEQTGEEFARALDSVVVALGSDTAVHRERTLRDSVQAAFESVARTMHVMATVQQQVLDEVERSIEDPLLMANVMKADHAASQMTRKAQTLLVMCGIWPARRETRPVSLYDCVRGAQSRIVEFGRIEVHGGQTLYAVPPAAEGLMHSIAELLENATVFSPSSSPVVVSVREVGSGAVIEIDDAGLGMPPDVMHQALGHLRDDLDLTRLGAVPRLGLACVGRWSRELGFNVELSGSSAYGGTRAVMFVPFRLLTDPLPRPAAHRRPSIEPAEHAAPAVPPAAVRDDAPEPAGLPRRRSRRGAAPSTAPARHSAPDPLPGNAPAEPWTPEAARASIASVVSGTLRGRAAVDADGDTGPTSPPYGGQSLPSTPHEQAGGRP, from the coding sequence TTGAAGCAGCCAGGACGCGCCCCCGGTCCCAGCGCGGCCGTCGCCGGATGGGTCATCACCCTCTTGGCGGCCGCCGGTGCGGGGTGGGCCGCCGTCATCGCGGACGCCGGGTGGCACCAGGTCCTCGCGGGAGCCGGTGCCGCGGCCGTCGTCCTGCTGATCGCCTGGGTGCTGTTCCTCTTCCGGCGGCTCTCCGCCGAACGCGCACACCGCGCCCAGGAGGCCGAGGTGGCCGCCGCCCGGGGCGCCGAAGTGGTGCATCTGGCCGCCGTACGCGTCCCGGCCATCGCCGAACGACTGCACACCGGACAGCGGCTGGACGGCGTGCCGGGGCCGATGGCGCCGCCCGAGCAGACCGGTGAGGAGTTCGCCCGGGCACTGGACTCGGTCGTCGTCGCGCTCGGCTCGGACACCGCCGTACACCGCGAGCGCACCCTGCGCGACTCGGTGCAGGCCGCCTTCGAATCCGTGGCGCGCACCATGCACGTGATGGCGACCGTGCAGCAGCAGGTCCTGGACGAGGTCGAGCGCTCCATCGAAGACCCGCTCCTGATGGCGAACGTGATGAAGGCCGACCACGCGGCCTCGCAGATGACCCGCAAGGCGCAGACACTTCTGGTGATGTGCGGCATCTGGCCCGCCCGCCGGGAGACCAGGCCGGTCTCGCTCTACGACTGCGTACGGGGCGCCCAGTCCCGGATCGTGGAGTTCGGGCGGATCGAGGTGCACGGCGGACAGACCCTGTACGCGGTGCCCCCGGCCGCCGAGGGGCTGATGCACTCCATCGCCGAACTGCTGGAGAACGCGACGGTGTTCTCACCGTCCAGCTCCCCCGTGGTCGTCAGCGTGCGGGAGGTGGGCTCCGGTGCGGTCATCGAGATCGACGACGCCGGGCTCGGGATGCCGCCGGACGTGATGCACCAGGCCCTCGGCCACCTCCGTGACGACCTGGACCTGACCCGCCTGGGCGCGGTGCCGCGGCTCGGCCTGGCGTGTGTCGGGCGCTGGAGCCGGGAGCTGGGCTTCAACGTGGAGCTGAGCGGGTCTTCGGCGTACGGCGGCACCCGGGCGGTGATGTTCGTACCGTTCCGGCTGCTCACCGACCCGCTGCCGAGGCCCGCCGCACACCGCCGCCCGTCGATCGAACCGGCCGAGCACGCCGCACCCGCCGTGCCCCCGGCAGCCGTACGCGACGACGCCCCCGAGCCGGCCGGCCTGCCGCGGCGGCGCAGCCGGCGCGGTGCCGCCCCGTCCACGGCCCCCGCACGGCACTCGGCGCCCGACCCGCTGCCCGGCAACGCGCCCGCCGAACCCTGGACACCGGAGGCGGCACGCGCCTCGATCGCCAGTGTGGTGTCCGGGACGCTGCGCGGCCGGGCGGCCGTCGACGCGGACGGCGACACCGGGCCCACGTCGCCCCCGTACGGCGGACAGTCCCTGCCCAGTACCCCGCACGAGCAAGCCGGAGGCCGACCGTGA